The region GCATGAGGAATTCCGATTCCAAATCCAATGCCTGTATTTCCTTCAGATTCACGTTTATATAAATCTTTTTTAAATTTTTTAACGTTTTTAATATAACCATTTTGATTTAATTGTGTTGCCATCTCTTCAAATAATTCATCTTTTGTTTGAGCCTGTAAATCCAAATTAATGTTCTCTAACTTAATTAACTCTGCTAGCATCGCTTTTCTCCACCCCTATTATTTTTTTAACAATCGTTGACGATATCCTCCATAGATAATAGCTCCCACTAATGAACCAATAAAAATAGCTAATACCCATTGGAAAGCACCTGTTACGACTGGTAAAACTAAGAATCCACCATGAGGAGCTGGAACTTGTACTTTCATTAAATAAGTTAAAACAGCTGAGATAGCAGAACCAAACATTAACATTGGAATCACACGTAATGGATCTTTGGCTGCAAACGGAATGGCACCTTCTGTAATATGAGTAAATCCTAGAATATAGTTAACGAGTCCAGCTGCTCTTTCTTCTTCATCAAATGCATTTTTAAATAAGGTTGTTGCTAAAGCAATCACAAGTGGTGGTGTAATACAAGCAGCCGAAACACCCGCCATAAAGTAATAATTTCCTTGGGCTAAAAGCATGGTTCCTGTTACATAAGCCGCTTTATTAACAGGTCCTCCAAAGTCAAAAGCACACATACATCCAATTACAATTCCTAAAAGAATGGCATTACTATCTTGAAGATCTGCCAACCAACTCATAACAGCATTATTAATTGCTGCGACTGGTTCCCCTAAGAAAAGCATTAACATTCCCGTTAACAATACCCCAATAATCGGTAAAATAAAAATGGATTTTAAGCCTTCAAATTGGCGTGGAAGACCTTTTAATAAATGGATTAAACCAAGAACTAAATACCCAGCAAAAAACCCAGCCACGATTCCTCCAATGAATCCGGCACCCGTATCATTTGCAATCATCCCACCAACAAACCCAGCAATTAACCCTGGGCGCCCAGAAATTGAAGACGCAATATACGCTGTAAAGACTGGCACAATAAATCCAAACGCAACGCCCCCAATTTGTTTTAGCATCGCCGCGAACTGGTTATACGTTTCATGAGTTGGATCCGCAGAATGGATTCCCCACAAGAATGAAATAGCAATTAAAACACCACCTGCTACAACAAGTGGTAGCATATGAGAAACCCCGTTCATCAAATGTTTATAAATACTGTGTCCAACGCCTTGCTTTGCAACAGGTTCTTCTTTACTTGAATGAGTTGGTTTACTTCCACCTTTAATCGGAGCAGTTTCCGCTAAAATTTGTTCAACTAAATATTTCGCTTTATGAACTCCATCTTTTACAGATACTTCGATGACACGTTTTCCAACAAAACGATCAACTCTCGCATCCTTATCACAAGCAATAATAACGCCAACTGCTTCTTCGATATCTTGAGGTGTTAACTCATTTTCAACGCCAACTGCTCCATTTGTTTCAACCTTAATTTCTACTCCTAATTCTTTTGCTGCCTTTTTCAACGCTTCTTCCGCCATATAAGTATGCGCAATTCCCGTTGGACATCCTGTAACAGCTACAATTTTCTTCATACACGTACCCCTCCGTATTTTAGATTTATATTTTAATAGAGACTCCTTTTCACAACGATTAAACTTTGTGAGATTATCTCTAAGTAATGCCTTGACTCAGTAAAACGAATTTTTCCCCACTAGAGGAGAATAGCTAAGAGCCTTTTGGCTACTTAGCATGGGGGCCCGCCCCATTAAAGGATGATAACTAAGAGCCTTTCGGCTACTTAGCATGGGGGCCCGCCCCATTAAAGGATGATAGCTAAGAGCCTTTCGGCTACTTAGCATGGGGGCCCCACTAGTATCTGCGTAACATTTATTTCTTTCATGTAAGCTTTATATTCATTAAAATCACCTAGTCCGTAAGACTGTGCAACATTCGCTCCTACGGCCGATCCTTTTTTCAAAGCAAGCTCAACATTCGTCTTCCACTCACTCAAAAACGCCGCCAAACAGGCATCTCCTGCACACGCCGAGCTCACAAGTTTTACCGGTTTTGCTTCACAGAAATACATTTTTTCACCATTGAAAAAATACATCCCCCTCTCACCAAGCGTCAGTAAAATATTTTGAGCCCCTTCTTGGTATAAAAACGTCAAAGCTTCTTTTATATCGTTTTCCGTCTCAAGCGTTAATCCAAAAATATCTGCTAACTCTTCATCATTTGGCTTAATCAACTTAGGTCGATACTTCAGTAAATCTTTTAACTTCTTAGAACTGATATCGAGTACGACCTCAATATCTTGAGCCTGACAAAACTTTA is a window of Turicibacter sanguinis DNA encoding:
- a CDS encoding 1-phosphofructokinase family hexose kinase, translated to MLYTLTANPAIDMNFLSQTSDLNKVNRTSDIVYSPNGKGINVSLTLKYFGIDSTVLGFFGGFTGRYIVDELKKREIVVRPCWIEENTRINTFITVPDGEYKFVNKGPFINLGVQQELLEELRYAIDCETLVISGSLPPSIDESYYDEIIKFCQAQDIEVVLDISSKKLKDLLKYRPKLIKPNDEELADIFGLTLETENDIKEALTFLYQEGAQNILLTLGERGMYFFNGEKMYFCEAKPVKLVSSACAGDACLAAFLSEWKTNVELALKKGSAVGANVAQSYGLGDFNEYKAYMKEINVTQILVGPPC
- a CDS encoding PTS fructose transporter subunit IIC translates to MKKIVAVTGCPTGIAHTYMAEEALKKAAKELGVEIKVETNGAVGVENELTPQDIEEAVGVIIACDKDARVDRFVGKRVIEVSVKDGVHKAKYLVEQILAETAPIKGGSKPTHSSKEEPVAKQGVGHSIYKHLMNGVSHMLPLVVAGGVLIAISFLWGIHSADPTHETYNQFAAMLKQIGGVAFGFIVPVFTAYIASSISGRPGLIAGFVGGMIANDTGAGFIGGIVAGFFAGYLVLGLIHLLKGLPRQFEGLKSIFILPIIGVLLTGMLMLFLGEPVAAINNAVMSWLADLQDSNAILLGIVIGCMCAFDFGGPVNKAAYVTGTMLLAQGNYYFMAGVSAACITPPLVIALATTLFKNAFDEEERAAGLVNYILGFTHITEGAIPFAAKDPLRVIPMLMFGSAISAVLTYLMKVQVPAPHGGFLVLPVVTGAFQWVLAIFIGSLVGAIIYGGYRQRLLKK